AAGTAATACTGAATGTCAATAGACGAAGATTCAAGTGTAAAAAATGCCGAAAAACATTTAATGAAAAGCTAGATTTTCTAGGAGCAAGAAAGAGGTATACATACCGATATGCGGAATATATTATCAAACAAGTGATTAATAGTAATGTAAGTAATGTGGCAAGAAATAATGGACTAACTAATGAAGAAGTCATATCAATGCTTGAAGATGTAGCTAAAAATGTGATGCCAATAGATGTCAAAGATTTAAGAAGATTAGGAATAGATGAAATTAGTTTGGTCAAAGGACAAGGAAAATTTATTGTCGTGCTAGTAGATATAGATTCAGGTAAATTGATAGGTTTAGTAAAAGAAAGAAAACAAATTGAAATCAAAAAAACCATGAGAATGTGGGGAGAAAAAGTTTTGTCACAAATAGAAGAAGTAAGTATTGATATGACAGGCAATTATAAATCTTTAATTGAGAAGATTTGTCCAAACGCCCTTGTAACGGTAGATAGGTTCCATGTTACTAAATTAGTACATGAAGAATTAAATCGAGCTAGGATAGCAGAAAAGAAAATAGCATCTGAGTTAAATGCCCCGGAAAGAAAAAAAGTATTTGAAAGTTTAAAAGGAAATAAATTTACAATTCTAAAAGCCGAGAATAAGCTCACCGAAAAGCAAAAAGATAAATTAAATAGAATTAAACAAGCTTCTCCTTTAATAGCTAGAATGCATTCATTAAAAGAAGATTTTCACAATTTATTTGAAGACAATAAAAATGTGGTAACGGGAACGCTAGAATTAATCAATTGGTTAAAAAAAGCTGAACCATATTATCAAAGAAGTGTGCAGACAATTAAACGGTGGTTTGGAGAAATAGTCGGATATTTTGAACGAAGGACTACCAGTGGAGTAGTAGAAGGAATAAATAATAAACTGAAGTTAATAAAGCGAAGTGGATTTGGATTTAGAAACTTTCGT
The Gloeotrichia echinulata CP02 DNA segment above includes these coding regions:
- a CDS encoding ISL3 family transposase, with amino-acid sequence MTQLLNLPEVLVESSLQEGQVLILSVGKKAKSASCPHCGQNSRHLHQNQKCLVKDLPMGDFEVILNVNRRRFKCKKCRKTFNEKLDFLGARKRYTYRYAEYIIKQVINSNVSNVARNNGLTNEEVISMLEDVAKNVMPIDVKDLRRLGIDEISLVKGQGKFIVVLVDIDSGKLIGLVKERKQIEIKKTMRMWGEKVLSQIEEVSIDMTGNYKSLIEKICPNALVTVDRFHVTKLVHEELNRARIAEKKIASELNAPERKKVFESLKGNKFTILKAENKLTEKQKDKLNRIKQASPLIARMHSLKEDFHNLFEDNKNVVTGTLELINWLKKAEPYYQRSVQTIKRWFGEIVGYFERRTTSGVVEGINNKLKLIKRSGFGFRNFRNFEIRALLSWHYPINLAR